The following proteins are encoded in a genomic region of Bernardetia sp. MNP-M8:
- a CDS encoding MBL fold metallo-hydrolase, which produces MKVTFLGTGTSQGVPVIACDCKVCKSLDYRDKRLRVSIHIEVENNEGEEKSFIVDTGADFRQQCLRERITKLDAVLYTHQHKDHTAGMDEVRSFNFSQQKDMPIYAREAVLEQLKREFAYIFADFKYPGIPQVETHIIENKPFEVEGIKITPIEVLHYKLPVFGFRIKDFTYITDVNFISDKELEKVKGTKILVLGALQKEKHISHYTLDEAVEVIQKINPEKAYLTHISHKMGLHKEVSGELPPNIELAHDGLQIKL; this is translated from the coding sequence ATGAAAGTAACATTTTTAGGAACAGGAACATCGCAAGGTGTTCCTGTTATTGCGTGTGATTGCAAGGTTTGTAAATCTTTAGATTATAGAGATAAGCGTTTGCGTGTCTCTATTCATATTGAGGTAGAGAATAATGAAGGCGAAGAAAAAAGTTTTATTGTGGATACAGGGGCAGATTTTAGGCAGCAATGTCTTCGTGAGCGAATTACAAAACTAGATGCTGTTCTTTATACCCATCAACACAAAGACCACACAGCAGGAATGGATGAGGTGCGTTCGTTTAATTTTTCTCAACAAAAAGATATGCCGATTTATGCAAGAGAAGCTGTTTTAGAACAGTTAAAAAGAGAGTTTGCTTATATTTTTGCAGACTTCAAATATCCAGGTATTCCACAAGTAGAAACTCATATCATTGAAAATAAACCTTTTGAAGTAGAAGGAATAAAAATAACTCCTATTGAAGTTTTGCATTACAAACTGCCTGTTTTTGGATTCAGAATTAAAGATTTTACCTACATCACTGATGTAAATTTTATTTCAGATAAAGAATTAGAGAAGGTAAAAGGAACAAAGATTTTAGTCTTGGGAGCATTACAAAAAGAAAAGCACATTTCTCATTATACCCTAGATGAAGCTGTAGAAGTTATCCAAAAAATAAATCCTGAAAAAGCATATTTGACACACATTAGCCATAAAATGGGACTTCATAAAGAAGTTTCTGGAGAATTACCTCCAAATATTGAATTGGCACATGATGGTTTGCAGATAAAATTGTGA
- a CDS encoding prolyl oligopeptidase family serine peptidase: MKLKLLFSILLFSITTLSFSQEVKSQEQALDRIDQIMQGDNFVGVLPQNGRWSYDGKEIYFSKKSSLEPLPTWYKQSISNGNPIGTPLKIAENDFNLNPQSYVFGQNNDFGNYNKIRTSKIVSVDGDLYLQDVQNGSSKRLTNTLENETNPTFTRNDSAIVYQKGNDLFYFWLQGQQIGQTQQLTSFVDSDKKAEKSLSEADKWLNQQQKDLLEIVRINNLEDSIKKTQPKPYRLTAIPLNGKYVSSVQISNDGRFVIYVLGEYSSKATEVPNYINELGYTENLSARSKVGNEDADFSLHVYDRYAIANDKIDLSMLPKIMENPAYYTEYGRDIKRNTARKVWILETKWSPNGKKGVFVVRADDSKDRWVVGMDLTSENEKLKLIDHQHDDAWIGGEGISNWHAATGTLGWQDDETVYFQSEKTGFSHLYTYNFKTKEQNQLTNGNFEVTDVWLSQKSKGDNKTFYIRANKENFHEYHLYKLGKKNNLEKITSQKGVYEELVLSPDENYWIARYSYSNKPWELVVFENKTNSTQRQITNSVTEEFKKQSWYEPKIITFKTLDGAEVPARIYEPESNVKNKAAVMFVHGAGYLQNVHYGWSSYYREYMFHNLLREQGYTVIDIDYRGSQGYGRDWRTAIYRHMGDKELVDYVAGADYLVKNHGIDKDRIGIYGGSYGGFMTMMAMFKEPKVFRSGAALRSVTDWAHYNHGYTANILNTPLEDSLAYVRSSPIYFADGLEGDLLICHGMIDTNVQFQDVVRLAQRLIELKKENWELAVYPIEGHGFVYPTSWADEYKRIYQLFDRTIGQPKE, from the coding sequence ATGAAACTAAAACTTCTATTCTCAATTTTATTATTTTCAATAACTACACTTTCTTTTTCTCAAGAAGTCAAAAGCCAAGAACAAGCCTTAGACAGAATCGACCAAATTATGCAAGGTGATAACTTTGTTGGTGTTTTGCCTCAAAATGGTCGTTGGTCGTACGATGGAAAAGAAATTTATTTTTCTAAAAAATCATCTTTAGAACCTTTGCCAACGTGGTACAAACAAAGCATTTCGAATGGAAATCCAATTGGAACACCATTAAAAATTGCTGAAAATGACTTTAATCTAAATCCTCAAAGTTATGTTTTTGGACAAAATAATGACTTTGGAAATTATAATAAAATCAGAACTTCAAAAATAGTTTCTGTTGATGGCGATTTGTATTTGCAAGACGTTCAGAATGGAAGCTCAAAAAGACTTACCAACACATTAGAAAATGAAACCAATCCAACTTTTACAAGAAATGATAGTGCTATTGTTTATCAAAAAGGAAATGATTTGTTCTATTTTTGGCTACAAGGACAGCAAATTGGACAAACACAACAACTTACTTCTTTTGTAGATTCAGATAAAAAAGCTGAGAAATCGCTTTCAGAAGCCGATAAATGGCTCAATCAACAGCAAAAAGATTTATTAGAAATTGTAAGAATAAATAATTTAGAAGATTCTATCAAAAAAACACAACCCAAACCGTATCGCTTGACTGCCATTCCACTCAATGGAAAATATGTTTCTTCGGTTCAGATTAGTAATGACGGACGTTTTGTGATTTACGTCTTGGGAGAATATTCTTCAAAAGCTACTGAAGTTCCAAATTATATAAATGAACTCGGTTATACTGAAAATCTTTCTGCTCGCTCAAAAGTAGGAAATGAAGATGCTGATTTTTCACTTCATGTATATGATAGATATGCAATAGCAAATGATAAAATTGATTTATCTATGTTGCCAAAAATAATGGAAAATCCTGCTTATTATACAGAATATGGAAGAGATATAAAAAGAAATACAGCAAGAAAAGTATGGATTTTGGAAACAAAATGGTCGCCAAATGGAAAAAAAGGAGTTTTTGTAGTTCGTGCAGATGATTCAAAAGACCGTTGGGTTGTAGGAATGGATTTGACAAGTGAAAACGAAAAATTAAAACTCATTGACCATCAACATGATGATGCGTGGATAGGTGGAGAAGGAATTAGTAACTGGCATGCTGCAACAGGAACACTAGGCTGGCAAGATGATGAAACAGTTTATTTTCAATCTGAAAAAACAGGCTTTTCACATCTTTATACCTATAATTTCAAAACAAAAGAACAAAATCAGCTCACAAATGGAAACTTTGAAGTAACTGATGTTTGGCTCTCACAAAAAAGCAAAGGAGATAATAAAACATTTTATATTCGTGCAAACAAAGAAAATTTCCACGAATATCATCTATACAAACTAGGTAAAAAGAATAATTTAGAAAAAATTACTTCTCAAAAAGGAGTGTATGAAGAATTGGTTTTATCACCTGATGAAAATTATTGGATTGCTCGTTATTCCTATTCAAATAAGCCTTGGGAATTAGTCGTTTTTGAGAATAAAACTAATTCAACGCAACGTCAAATTACAAATTCTGTAACTGAGGAGTTTAAAAAACAGTCTTGGTACGAACCCAAAATTATCACTTTCAAAACACTAGATGGCGCAGAAGTTCCTGCACGAATTTATGAACCAGAATCAAACGTGAAAAATAAAGCTGCCGTAATGTTTGTTCATGGCGCAGGTTATTTGCAAAACGTTCATTATGGTTGGAGTTCGTATTATAGAGAATATATGTTTCATAATCTTTTGAGAGAACAAGGTTACACTGTTATTGATATTGATTACAGAGGAAGTCAAGGCTATGGAAGAGATTGGAGAACAGCAATTTATCGCCACATGGGAGATAAAGAACTGGTAGATTATGTAGCTGGCGCAGATTATTTAGTCAAAAATCATGGTATCGATAAAGACAGAATTGGAATCTATGGTGGTTCGTATGGTGGTTTTATGACGATGATGGCAATGTTTAAAGAACCAAAAGTTTTCCGTTCGGGTGCTGCACTTCGTTCGGTTACAGATTGGGCGCACTATAATCATGGATATACAGCAAATATTTTGAATACTCCTTTAGAAGATAGTTTGGCGTATGTTCGTTCTTCGCCTATTTATTTTGCTGATGGCTTAGAAGGCGATTTATTGATTTGTCATGGAATGATAGATACAAATGTTCAGTTTCAAGATGTAGTCCGTTTAGCACAACGACTTATTGAACTCAAAAAAGAAAATTGGGAACTTGCTGTTTATCCGATTGAAGGACATGGTTTTGTATATCCAACGAGTTGGGCAGACGAATACAAACGCATTTATCAACTCTTTGATAGAACAATAGGACAGCCTAAAGAGTAG
- the tnpA gene encoding IS200/IS605 family transposase, protein MANVYSQLYIQIVFAVKGRNSLIKESFRDELQKYMTGVVREKGHKLLAIYCMPDHTHLLIGLKPDLSISELVQQVKTSSNKFIKEKKFLKTKFEWQKGYGAFSYSKSALDTVVKYVLNQPKHHKKRTFKEEYLLLLKKFEIEYNEKYLFEWIEDVDQNNPSSHATY, encoded by the coding sequence ATGGCAAACGTATATTCTCAACTATACATTCAAATTGTATTTGCTGTGAAAGGTAGAAATAGTTTGATAAAAGAGAGTTTTAGAGATGAGTTACAAAAATATATGACAGGGGTTGTAAGAGAAAAAGGACATAAATTATTAGCTATTTATTGTATGCCTGACCACACTCATTTATTAATTGGATTGAAACCAGATTTATCAATTTCAGAATTAGTCCAACAAGTAAAAACGAGTTCGAACAAATTTATAAAAGAAAAGAAGTTTCTAAAAACAAAATTTGAATGGCAAAAAGGGTATGGTGCATTTTCTTACTCTAAATCTGCATTAGATACTGTTGTAAAATATGTATTAAATCAACCAAAACATCATAAAAAAAGAACTTTTAAGGAAGAGTATTTATTGCTGTTGAAAAAATTTGAAATTGAATACAATGAAAAATATCTGTTTGAATGGATAGAAGATGTTGATCAAAACAACCCCAGTTCTCATGCAACCTATTGA
- a CDS encoding serine hydrolase codes for MYKSILLLVIFAFFQTACKNTDSKNNDTTILKKEDIYHSQIDSLMKVSYERGIFNGNILVVKNNEILYQNEFGYIDASKTTKLNQNSVFNIGSIAKEFNAVAIMMLKEQGKLSLDDKVSKFDLGLPKWAETVTIRHLLQYTSGLPRINWKTIKNDQDILNDLKNLEKLNFEAGTDYFYNNNNVFLQRRIVEKVSGMSFNDFVKKNILVPTEMNNSIIDPNSQNPQFVNAFSNEQVDDAPMDIEFTGWVCPTINDMQKWIVNLHSEKLISKESLITLSEAYSENSQSALGNAMVENNDVVIHRHHGSSSNYEAFTHYNKKESLIVILMTNNKNSRLQEITQAVENISKGENFEIPKKSIYLAIRQKSYENVEEGIKLYNDLKKKDFETYNFSDESELNQLGYKLIEKEQIEDAIKIFQLLISEFPNSSNPYDSMGEAYYLNGNTDLALLNYKKSLELNPKNSNAEKMIEKIEEK; via the coding sequence ATGTATAAATCAATTCTTCTGTTAGTTATTTTTGCTTTTTTTCAAACTGCTTGTAAAAATACAGATTCAAAAAATAACGATACCACTATTCTAAAAAAAGAAGATATTTATCATTCTCAGATAGATTCATTAATGAAAGTATCTTATGAGCGTGGTATTTTTAATGGTAATATTTTGGTAGTTAAAAACAATGAAATTCTTTATCAGAATGAATTTGGATATATAGATGCTTCTAAAACAACCAAACTCAACCAAAACTCTGTATTTAATATTGGTTCTATTGCAAAGGAATTTAATGCTGTTGCTATAATGATGTTAAAGGAACAAGGAAAGCTAAGTTTGGATGATAAAGTCTCAAAATTTGACTTAGGCTTACCAAAATGGGCAGAAACGGTTACTATTCGTCATTTGCTACAATATACAAGTGGTCTACCAAGAATAAATTGGAAGACTATCAAAAATGACCAAGATATTCTTAATGATTTGAAAAACCTTGAAAAATTGAATTTTGAAGCAGGAACAGATTATTTTTATAACAATAATAATGTCTTTCTTCAAAGAAGAATTGTTGAAAAAGTATCAGGGATGAGTTTTAATGACTTTGTAAAGAAAAATATACTTGTTCCAACTGAGATGAATAATTCTATTATCGACCCTAACTCTCAAAATCCTCAATTTGTGAATGCTTTTAGTAATGAGCAGGTAGATGATGCACCTATGGACATTGAATTTACAGGCTGGGTTTGCCCTACAATAAATGACATGCAAAAATGGATAGTTAATTTACACTCAGAAAAATTAATTAGTAAAGAATCTCTAATTACATTGTCAGAAGCATATTCAGAAAATAGTCAGTCAGCTTTAGGAAATGCAATGGTTGAGAATAATGATGTAGTAATTCATAGACATCATGGCTCATCTTCCAACTATGAAGCATTTACTCATTACAACAAAAAAGAGAGTTTAATTGTCATTTTGATGACAAATAATAAGAATTCTAGATTACAAGAAATTACTCAAGCAGTCGAAAATATTTCAAAAGGAGAAAATTTTGAAATTCCTAAAAAATCAATTTATTTGGCTATACGTCAGAAAAGTTATGAAAATGTAGAAGAAGGAATTAAATTATACAATGATTTAAAAAAGAAAGATTTTGAAACCTATAATTTCTCTGATGAAAGTGAGCTGAATCAACTAGGCTATAAATTAATTGAGAAAGAACAAATAGAAGATGCTATAAAAATATTTCAACTACTTATTTCTGAATTTCCAAACTCATCGAATCCGTATGATAGTATGGGAGAAGCCTATTATCTCAATGGAAATACTGATTTGGCTCTTCTCAACTACAAAAAATCATTAGAATTAAATCCTAAGAATTCGAATGCAGAAAAAATGATTGAGAAGATTGAAGAGAAGTAG
- a CDS encoding DEAD/DEAH box helicase: protein MSNSIKNQKAILSKLGIEKLNEMQEEAKLAIHSSDEIILLSPTGTGKTIAFLLPIINGLDERIEEIQALIVVPSRELAIQIEQVMREMGTGFKVNAVYGGRAGSKDRLEIKHRPAVLIGTMGRVADHLRREAFETKFIKTLVLDEFDKSLEIGFEGEMKEILNILPKIEKKILTSATQGVEIPSFVGLKNPLTIDYLRDGKGGNRKSSDLKIKLVTSPSKDKLETLLELLAHIGNENGIIFCNYKDSIERISNFLTENNISHGAFFGGMEQVDRERALIKFRNGTHRILLATDLAARGIDVPELNFIIHYHLPQRNEEFTHRNGRTARMNSKGTAYVLHYEYEDVPDFIEELNLPNQSLTEQQLPNPSEWLTLYISGGRKDKISKGDIAGLFFKQGNIEKDQLGIIELKNDCAFVSVKKSTLNSLLPKVNNVKLKKKKVRVSVV, encoded by the coding sequence ATGTCAAATTCTATCAAAAATCAAAAAGCTATTTTATCAAAATTAGGAATAGAGAAACTCAATGAAATGCAAGAAGAAGCAAAACTTGCTATTCATTCTTCTGACGAAATTATTTTACTTTCTCCAACAGGAACAGGAAAAACAATTGCTTTTTTATTGCCTATTATTAATGGATTAGATGAAAGAATAGAAGAAATACAGGCTCTTATTGTTGTTCCATCAAGAGAACTTGCCATTCAGATAGAACAAGTAATGCGTGAAATGGGAACAGGCTTTAAAGTAAATGCTGTTTATGGAGGACGTGCAGGGTCGAAAGATAGACTAGAAATAAAACATCGCCCAGCCGTTTTGATAGGAACAATGGGGAGAGTAGCCGACCATTTGAGAAGAGAAGCCTTTGAAACAAAATTTATCAAAACATTAGTTTTAGATGAGTTTGATAAATCATTAGAAATTGGATTTGAAGGCGAAATGAAAGAAATTTTGAATATTTTGCCAAAAATTGAGAAAAAAATACTCACTTCTGCCACTCAAGGCGTAGAAATTCCAAGTTTTGTAGGACTAAAAAATCCTCTTACAATTGATTACCTCAGAGATGGAAAAGGAGGAAATAGAAAGAGTAGCGACTTAAAAATTAAATTAGTTACTTCTCCCTCAAAAGATAAATTAGAAACACTTTTAGAGCTTTTGGCACATATTGGAAATGAAAACGGCATTATTTTTTGTAATTATAAAGATTCTATTGAAAGAATAAGTAATTTTTTGACAGAAAATAATATCTCTCACGGTGCTTTCTTTGGTGGAATGGAGCAAGTGGACAGAGAACGAGCGTTGATAAAATTTAGAAACGGAACACACAGAATTTTATTAGCCACCGATTTGGCAGCACGAGGAATCGATGTTCCAGAACTCAATTTTATTATTCATTATCATTTACCTCAAAGAAACGAAGAATTTACGCACCGAAACGGAAGAACGGCTCGTATGAACAGCAAAGGAACAGCGTATGTTTTGCATTACGAGTATGAAGATGTACCTGATTTTATTGAAGAATTGAATTTGCCGAATCAAAGCCTAACAGAACAGCAACTTCCAAATCCTTCTGAATGGCTTACTTTATATATTTCTGGAGGAAGAAAAGATAAAATTTCGAAAGGTGACATAGCAGGATTATTTTTCAAACAAGGAAACATTGAAAAAGACCAATTAGGAATCATTGAACTCAAAAATGATTGTGCTTTTGTTTCTGTGAAAAAATCTACATTAAATAGTCTTTTACCAAAAGTAAATAATGTGAAATTGAAGAAGAAAAAGGTTAGAGTTTCGGTGGTTTAG
- a CDS encoding pyridoxal 5'-phosphate synthase, whose product MKNSPTPIELFKKWFSEKEKLSKLSVPTAVCLSTIGLDGFPNSRFVSLKEVIEESFIITTSFDSRKGAEIEVNNKVALTFWWTETQRQVRIQGIATKIDKELAQKYFYERDLDSQIVSLICQQGKETDDIKALEKEIIQMSLTNPKIEMPKNWGGYSIKPIRIEFMEFKKTRFHDRKLYEMRNNEWTLKQLQP is encoded by the coding sequence ATGAAAAACTCTCCCACACCTATAGAACTATTTAAAAAATGGTTTAGTGAAAAAGAAAAACTCTCAAAATTAAGTGTGCCTACGGCAGTTTGTTTGTCTACAATCGGTTTAGATGGCTTTCCAAATTCACGATTTGTTTCTCTTAAAGAAGTAATAGAAGAGAGTTTTATTATAACCACTTCATTTGATTCTAGGAAAGGAGCAGAAATAGAAGTTAATAACAAAGTTGCTCTGACTTTTTGGTGGACAGAAACTCAAAGACAAGTCAGAATACAAGGAATTGCTACCAAAATAGATAAAGAATTAGCTCAAAAATATTTTTATGAAAGAGATTTAGATTCTCAAATTGTATCTTTAATTTGCCAACAGGGAAAAGAAACAGATGATATTAAGGCTCTTGAAAAAGAAATTATTCAAATGAGTTTAACAAATCCCAAAATTGAAATGCCAAAAAACTGGGGTGGTTATTCCATTAAACCAATCAGAATAGAATTTATGGAATTCAAAAAGACACGTTTTCATGATAGAAAACTTTACGAAATGAGAAATAATGAATGGACTTTAAAACAACTTCAACCTTAA
- a CDS encoding tetratricopeptide repeat protein produces MKLFGFEFGNTSKKEKSIKEENQKIPFEQKRGKFPVITEADKEWVEMSFKSFIEAYGLPKKENAQVLFDKNFFPKSFSAEKLTVPNLIEDLSSLLELDANKIDFVLEKDISDAYGIPYSAENINSSETMITEDGYIICIPNELTKRPNGLLLSLIKEFIRIRLIEGNSGIEQEDDLYSELFVYLTGIYFGFGVIFCQSIISGGYSTDGMWETKWSYVSPMPKEVMTYSLALYCGLVEEENFEWKESLHPSIKLQFEKAIEFLAKYPSSLLNPTELKAIRLIEKSYQEYEKNKFDFSISLLQESLTLTNDSITQIDIYNSIGYFQMRNGDFEKSIINFEKAIELEPRFGNANDNLAYVYVKLGQLEKAKHYLEEAIATENNELPYHYRNVALYYAAKAETKKAEEYFDMAFREAELPVDLLEFDYALFLFNQNKEEEAMKYLKIAIEKNEPEAIKKMKDLNNLS; encoded by the coding sequence ATGAAACTATTCGGATTTGAATTTGGCAATACATCAAAAAAAGAAAAATCTATCAAAGAAGAGAACCAAAAAATTCCTTTTGAGCAAAAAAGAGGCAAGTTTCCTGTCATTACAGAAGCAGATAAAGAATGGGTAGAAATGAGTTTCAAATCATTTATTGAGGCTTACGGACTTCCTAAAAAAGAAAATGCACAAGTTTTGTTTGATAAAAATTTCTTTCCAAAATCATTTAGTGCTGAAAAACTAACTGTTCCAAATCTTATAGAAGACTTATCAAGTTTATTAGAATTGGATGCTAATAAGATTGATTTTGTTTTGGAAAAAGATATTTCAGATGCTTATGGAATCCCTTATTCAGCAGAAAATATCAATAGTTCTGAAACGATGATTACAGAAGATGGCTATATTATTTGTATTCCGAATGAGCTTACTAAGCGACCAAATGGTCTTTTACTTAGCCTTATCAAAGAGTTTATCAGAATACGTTTGATAGAAGGTAATTCGGGAATTGAGCAAGAAGATGATTTATATTCAGAGTTATTTGTCTATTTAACAGGGATTTACTTTGGTTTTGGAGTTATTTTCTGTCAGAGTATTATTAGTGGAGGTTACTCAACAGATGGTATGTGGGAGACAAAATGGAGCTATGTTTCGCCGATGCCAAAGGAAGTAATGACCTACTCGTTGGCTCTTTATTGTGGTTTGGTAGAAGAAGAAAATTTTGAGTGGAAGGAAAGTCTGCACCCATCTATTAAGCTACAATTTGAGAAAGCAATAGAGTTTTTGGCAAAATATCCTTCTTCTTTGCTCAATCCAACAGAACTAAAAGCAATACGTTTGATTGAAAAATCTTATCAAGAGTACGAAAAAAACAAATTTGATTTTTCTATTTCTCTTTTACAAGAATCTCTAACACTAACTAATGATTCGATTACACAAATAGACATTTATAATAGTATTGGTTATTTTCAGATGAGAAATGGAGACTTTGAAAAAAGTATAATCAATTTTGAGAAAGCTATCGAATTAGAACCTAGATTTGGAAATGCAAACGATAATTTGGCGTATGTTTATGTTAAGTTGGGGCAGTTGGAAAAAGCAAAGCATTACCTTGAAGAAGCCATTGCAACTGAAAATAATGAATTGCCTTATCATTATAGAAATGTAGCTTTATATTATGCTGCAAAAGCAGAAACCAAGAAAGCAGAAGAATATTTTGATATGGCTTTTAGAGAAGCAGAATTACCAGTAGATTTATTAGAATTTGATTATGCTCTTTTTCTATTCAATCAAAATAAAGAAGAAGAAGCAATGAAATATTTGAAAATAGCTATTGAGAAAAATGAACCAGAAGCTATAAAAAAAATGAAAGACCTTAATAATCTTTCATAA
- the radA gene encoding DNA repair protein RadA, translating to MAKKKVKTAYFCQECGHESAKWMGKCSACEEWNTYVEEVIDKGADKTDVKKLWQSDNGRRASNKPKKLSEIEKTDFARISTHDGELNRVLGSGLVQGSLVLIGGEPGIGKSTLMLQVALALKDHTVLYVSGEESEQQIKLRAERLDAYSENCLILNETNTQNIFIQIEQSKPDVLIIDSIQTLHTAHIESSAGSVSQVRECAAELLRFAKETGTPVFLIGHITKEGSLAGPKVLEHMVDTVLQFEGDRHMSYRILRTIKNRFGSTSELGIYEMRSTGLREVSNPSEILMSQRDEVIGGITIGTTMEGNRPLLIEVQSLVSIAAYGTPQRSSTGFDAKRLNMLLAVLEKRGGFRLGTQDVFLNIAGGFKIEDPSIDLAVCTSLISSLENSPVSSDICFAAEVGLGGEIRAVQRIEQRISEAAKLGFRQIVVSKYNIKGLDLKKFDIEVKIAKTLEDVIKLVF from the coding sequence ATGGCTAAGAAAAAAGTAAAAACAGCTTATTTTTGTCAAGAATGTGGACACGAGTCTGCCAAATGGATGGGGAAATGTTCTGCCTGTGAAGAATGGAATACCTATGTAGAAGAAGTAATCGATAAAGGAGCAGACAAAACAGATGTAAAAAAACTATGGCAAAGCGATAACGGAAGACGAGCATCTAACAAACCAAAAAAACTTTCTGAAATAGAAAAAACAGATTTTGCTAGAATATCAACCCACGACGGAGAACTCAACCGAGTTTTGGGAAGTGGATTAGTACAAGGTTCTTTAGTTTTGATTGGTGGCGAACCAGGGATTGGAAAATCTACGTTGATGTTACAAGTTGCTTTGGCTTTGAAAGACCATACTGTTTTATATGTTTCGGGAGAGGAAAGCGAACAGCAAATAAAACTTCGTGCTGAACGTTTGGATGCTTATTCAGAAAACTGCTTGATATTGAACGAAACGAATACACAAAATATTTTTATTCAGATAGAACAATCAAAACCCGATGTTTTGATTATCGATTCTATTCAAACGCTTCATACGGCACATATTGAGTCGTCAGCAGGTAGTGTTTCACAAGTGCGTGAATGTGCTGCCGAACTGTTGCGTTTTGCTAAAGAAACAGGCACACCCGTATTTTTGATTGGACATATTACAAAAGAAGGTTCACTTGCAGGACCTAAAGTTTTGGAACACATGGTTGATACAGTGTTGCAATTTGAAGGCGACAGACACATGTCTTATCGTATTTTGCGTACTATCAAAAACCGTTTTGGTTCTACTTCCGAGCTTGGGATTTATGAAATGCGCTCAACAGGACTTCGTGAAGTAAGCAATCCATCAGAGATTTTGATGTCGCAGCGAGATGAAGTAATTGGAGGAATTACTATCGGTACGACAATGGAAGGAAATCGCCCACTTTTGATTGAGGTGCAGTCGCTCGTCAGTATTGCAGCTTATGGAACGCCACAACGAAGCAGTACAGGTTTTGATGCCAAACGCTTGAATATGCTTTTGGCTGTTTTGGAAAAACGTGGAGGTTTTAGGTTAGGAACACAAGATGTTTTCTTGAATATTGCTGGTGGTTTTAAGATTGAAGATCCTTCTATTGATTTGGCTGTCTGTACGTCGCTTATTTCTTCGTTGGAAAATTCGCCTGTTAGTTCGGATATTTGTTTTGCTGCTGAGGTAGGTTTGGGAGGAGAAATTAGAGCCGTCCAGCGCATCGAACAACGCATTTCGGAAGCTGCAAAGTTAGGTTTTCGTCAGATTGTAGTTTCAAAATACAATATCAAAGGATTAGATTTGAAGAAATTTGATATAGAAGTAAAAATTGCCAAAACTCTTGAAGATGTGATTAAATTGGTTTTTTAA
- a CDS encoding geranylgeranylglycerol-phosphate geranylgeranyltransferase, whose product MKSFCSFVFQLYSSLRPLNLFLLALTQTLTSVFLLDTSLCISNLLKKIDFTFCSNFYLLVLATVLSAAAGYILNDIFDRKIDLVNSPLRSSFTEKNLYLFYFLSSLFFGVALFSSFIISFQIGFSVLFSCLLLIFYAKYSKQLGVLKPVLVSFLTAFSIVLVGLLYSFDSIPITIWLFSIWAFLLSMLREVIKDFEDFEGDFSQNSLTSVIHLGKRKSKVLLILLSSLLILSLLVVPFFTLNTSFRFLHQLTMIVLVGNFIFLLNNKKFNSSTKNYKKLSLFCKIMMLIGILGMMVY is encoded by the coding sequence ATGAAATCTTTTTGCAGTTTTGTATTTCAACTCTATTCCTCTTTACGTCCTCTCAATTTATTTCTTCTTGCTCTTACCCAAACACTAACAAGTGTTTTTTTATTAGACACTTCACTTTGTATTTCAAATTTATTAAAAAAAATAGATTTTACTTTCTGTTCTAATTTTTATTTGCTTGTTTTGGCTACCGTTTTGAGTGCAGCAGCAGGCTATATTTTGAATGATATATTTGATAGAAAAATAGATTTAGTTAACTCTCCTCTTCGAAGTTCATTTACAGAAAAAAACCTTTATCTATTCTATTTTTTAAGCAGTTTATTTTTTGGAGTAGCCTTATTTTCAAGTTTTATAATCTCCTTCCAAATTGGTTTTTCAGTTCTTTTTAGTTGTCTTTTACTTATTTTTTATGCTAAGTACAGCAAACAGCTAGGAGTTTTGAAACCTGTTTTAGTTTCATTTCTGACAGCTTTTTCGATTGTTTTGGTAGGTTTGCTTTATTCTTTTGATTCTATTCCTATCACAATTTGGCTTTTTTCAATTTGGGCATTCTTGCTTTCTATGCTTAGAGAAGTAATCAAAGATTTTGAAGATTTTGAAGGAGATTTTTCTCAAAACAGTCTTACTTCTGTGATTCATTTAGGCAAAAGAAAAAGTAAAGTTTTGCTTATCCTTCTTTCCTCTCTTCTGATTCTTTCCTTATTAGTAGTTCCTTTTTTTACGCTTAATACTTCTTTTCGCTTTTTGCATCAATTGACAATGATTGTCTTGGTAGGAAATTTTATTTTTTTACTGAACAATAAGAAATTCAATTCCTCTACTAAAAACTACAAAAAACTTAGTCTTTTTTGTAAAATTATGATGCTCATCGGAATTTTGGGAATGATGGTTTATTAA